In one Drosophila pseudoobscura strain MV-25-SWS-2005 chromosome X, UCI_Dpse_MV25, whole genome shotgun sequence genomic region, the following are encoded:
- the LOC117185209 gene encoding 39S ribosomal protein L33, mitochondrial — translation MRLTNVLFKKVKSKRIMVVLESVVSGHQYNAFRERLAEKIEVIRFDPYIQQDSLYRERKRIRSA, via the exons ATGCGCCTCACCAATGTCCTATTCAAGAAGGTGAAGAGCAA ACGCATCATGGTCGTGCTGGAGAGCGTGGTCAGCGGGCATCAGTACAATGCGTTCCGCGAACGCCTGGCCGAGAAGATCGAGGTGATACGCTTCGATCCGTACA TTCAACAGGATAGCCTCTACCGCGAGCGCAAGAGAATCCGCAGCGCCTGA